Proteins encoded together in one Nitrososphaerota archaeon window:
- a CDS encoding winged helix-turn-helix domain-containing protein, which produces MKPATMGAFDKIKRRNLDYLLIETIKQIGVSNYSLLARMTGINPETVRYKVNKQLTKYGLGVQVNLNHAELGMSAGLMVVDAEPSQEWLGEVSYLFFEGKAIGASKYVGLYAVPFRFKKKYIDVMSFLKQQKRITDYAIYEAKWLRYPSFRPEFYDFDAKKWKVDWRRVEMTQGESGATTLDVNRDAEVDYMDVKILKAMQENPTVSIVKVAAEIGANPRTLRYHNAEHVVKGKLILNSNVRWRRPAIEGKPGELMQMLTLVKGVGQEGVVKTRKVMNKIPFTWLEGGSEVGDYFALLDVPMDKLYETTRYIESNTEDVRSSLSIIMLDSQKSRYLHIPEEMFDPKRGWTLPSYRQEMAKIGDGEERRHS; this is translated from the coding sequence GTGAAACCCGCGACAATGGGTGCCTTCGACAAGATAAAGCGGAGGAACCTCGACTACCTCCTCATCGAGACCATCAAGCAGATCGGGGTCTCCAACTACTCCCTCCTCGCGAGGATGACGGGGATCAACCCCGAGACAGTCCGCTACAAGGTGAACAAGCAGCTCACGAAGTACGGCCTGGGGGTCCAGGTCAACCTCAACCACGCCGAGCTCGGGATGTCAGCGGGGCTGATGGTGGTGGACGCGGAGCCCAGCCAGGAATGGCTCGGAGAGGTGAGCTACCTCTTCTTCGAGGGGAAGGCCATAGGCGCGTCGAAATACGTGGGGCTCTACGCGGTCCCATTCCGGTTCAAGAAGAAGTACATCGACGTCATGTCGTTCCTCAAGCAGCAGAAGCGCATCACCGACTACGCCATCTACGAGGCGAAGTGGCTCAGGTACCCCTCCTTCAGGCCCGAGTTCTACGACTTCGACGCCAAGAAGTGGAAAGTGGACTGGCGCAGGGTCGAGATGACCCAGGGGGAGAGCGGCGCCACCACGCTGGACGTGAACAGGGACGCCGAAGTGGACTACATGGACGTCAAGATACTGAAGGCGATGCAGGAGAACCCGACGGTGAGCATAGTCAAGGTGGCCGCCGAGATCGGGGCCAACCCGCGGACCCTCAGGTACCACAACGCCGAGCACGTCGTGAAGGGCAAGCTGATACTCAACAGCAACGTGAGGTGGAGGCGCCCCGCCATCGAGGGGAAGCCGGGGGAGCTGATGCAGATGCTGACCCTCGTCAAGGGGGTCGGCCAGGAAGGGGTCGTCAAGACGAGGAAGGTCATGAACAAGATCCCCTTCACCTGGCTTGAGGGAGGGTCAGAGGTCGGGGACTACTTCGCCCTGCTCGACGTCCCCATGGACAAGCTTTACGAGACCACGAGGTACATCGAGAGCAACACCGAAGACGTCAGGAGCTCCCTTTCCATCATCATGCTCGACAGCCAGAAGTCGCGCTACCTGCACATCCCTGAGGAGATGTTCGACCCCAAGCGGGGGTGGACCCTCCCCAGCTACAGGCAGGAGATGGCCAAGATAGGAGACGGGGAAGAGCGACGGCACTCCTGA
- a CDS encoding UbiA family prenyltransferase, producing the protein MDPPQLQAGDGQDRRRGRATALLTSAYREFVLGGHLLAIGTASIAAASAALMGLTATPLLLFMAYLFSYGAYMMNRSTEMDSDAVSHPDRTAHLGSRKRYLPAISAGCFLLGYVLAYTVNLIFFGALLVPLAFSALYSVGSRRLVGVIGVSKLKDKLLVKNLFVSLGWSLIPVLVGLYYLRFEEVLALMGGLIFLRLMVNTLIFDVRDVEGDRAQGIRTVPAVYGVRRTYTMMTAIDGVALAYLAAAVSFGLLPLPAIVLALLPAYSIFYAYLAKKPGADLGFICDVVVDGEYLLWGPLMYIGAALI; encoded by the coding sequence GTGGACCCTCCCCAGCTACAGGCAGGAGATGGCCAAGATAGGAGACGGGGAAGAGCGACGGCACTCCTGACCTCCGCCTACCGGGAGTTCGTCCTCGGGGGGCACCTTCTCGCCATCGGCACGGCGAGCATAGCCGCCGCCTCCGCGGCGCTGATGGGCCTGACCGCGACCCCGCTTCTGCTCTTCATGGCCTACCTCTTCTCCTACGGCGCCTACATGATGAACAGGAGCACCGAGATGGACTCGGACGCGGTCTCGCACCCTGACAGGACGGCCCATCTCGGCTCGAGGAAGAGATACCTCCCCGCGATCTCGGCAGGGTGCTTCCTCCTGGGGTACGTCCTCGCCTACACGGTCAACCTGATTTTCTTCGGCGCCCTCTTGGTCCCGCTGGCGTTCTCTGCGCTCTACAGCGTAGGGTCGAGGCGCCTCGTGGGGGTGATAGGGGTGTCCAAGCTCAAGGACAAGCTCCTGGTGAAAAACCTCTTCGTCTCTCTCGGGTGGTCGCTGATCCCCGTGCTCGTCGGTCTGTACTACCTCCGCTTCGAGGAGGTCCTCGCCCTCATGGGGGGGCTGATATTCCTGAGGCTGATGGTTAACACCCTGATATTCGACGTCCGTGACGTAGAAGGCGACAGGGCGCAGGGGATCAGGACGGTCCCGGCTGTCTATGGGGTACGCCGCACGTACACGATGATGACGGCCATCGACGGGGTCGCGCTAGCCTACCTGGCCGCGGCCGTCTCCTTCGGGCTCCTCCCTCTACCAGCCATCGTGCTAGCTCTCCTCCCCGCCTACTCCATCTTCTACGCCTATCTGGCCAAGAAGCCAGGGGCAGACCTGGGGTTCATCTGCGACGTCGTCGTCGACGGGGAGTACCTCCTATGGGGACCGCTGATGTACATTGGAGCGGCGCTCATCTAG
- a CDS encoding AAA family ATPase: MKAAAVMQRLKTRVEGLDDLMEGGLVRGDIHLVAGGPGTGKTVLSANIAYNAATAGENVVYATFEESAEYLRRNLKLLGLDVVPLEKEGKFSIVDLEALKGQQLETNISTLIQATKDSKGTLLVIDSVTALLLACETQFEMRTFMKSVYTSLKAEGITTILTASLANGGKIGFEGFMTDSVMLMENWEDEVQMKTRFVILKMRGTNHSKRYHSVVFGPKFAVSRF, from the coding sequence TTGAAAGCGGCCGCAGTCATGCAGAGGCTGAAGACCAGGGTCGAAGGGCTGGACGACCTTATGGAAGGCGGACTGGTGAGGGGAGACATACACCTCGTGGCCGGGGGGCCAGGGACAGGGAAGACCGTCCTGTCCGCGAACATAGCCTACAACGCCGCCACGGCTGGGGAGAACGTGGTCTACGCCACGTTCGAGGAGTCCGCGGAATACCTGAGGCGCAACCTGAAGCTGCTCGGGCTCGACGTGGTCCCGCTGGAGAAGGAGGGGAAGTTCTCCATAGTGGACCTCGAAGCCCTGAAGGGGCAACAGCTCGAGACGAACATCTCGACCCTCATACAGGCGACCAAAGACTCGAAGGGGACCCTCTTGGTCATAGACTCGGTCACGGCGCTCCTCCTCGCCTGCGAAACCCAGTTCGAGATGAGGACGTTCATGAAGTCGGTCTACACCTCGCTGAAGGCTGAGGGGATCACCACGATACTGACCGCGAGCCTAGCCAACGGCGGGAAGATCGGGTTCGAAGGCTTCATGACCGACTCGGTTATGCTGATGGAAAACTGGGAAGACGAGGTCCAGATGAAGACCAGGTTCGTCATACTCAAGATGAGGGGGACGAACCACAGCAAAAGGTACCACTCCGTCGTCTTCGGACCCAAGTTCGCCGTATCTAGATTCTGA
- a CDS encoding S26 family signal peptidase, with product MRRSETVSAALGVLALILLGLYMAQGYEVVYVPTGSMEPNLPIGSLALIQLGARPVVGQVAVADELGEPLIHRIIWINDSSATFGFRGDNTNSTTVLPFSSIVGVMVIALPLLGYLPMSLRSAPLVWILGSVALLAVAAGFSLAEKRK from the coding sequence TTGCGACGCAGTGAGACTGTCTCCGCAGCCTTGGGGGTGCTCGCCCTGATCCTCCTCGGCCTCTACATGGCCCAGGGATACGAAGTCGTCTACGTCCCGACGGGCTCCATGGAGCCGAACCTTCCGATCGGCAGCCTCGCGCTGATACAACTCGGGGCGAGGCCCGTCGTCGGACAGGTGGCGGTGGCTGACGAGCTGGGGGAGCCCTTGATCCATAGGATCATCTGGATAAACGACAGCAGCGCCACCTTCGGGTTCAGGGGAGACAACACCAACTCGACCACCGTGCTTCCGTTCTCGAGCATCGTGGGGGTGATGGTCATAGCCTTGCCCTTGCTGGGCTATCTCCCTATGAGCCTTCGTTCGGCGCCCCTGGTCTGGATACTCGGTTCGGTTGCGCTCTTGGCCGTTGCGGCAGGTTTTTCACTGGCGGAAAAGAGGAAGTGA
- a CDS encoding polyprenyl synthetase family protein, protein MEPYREALQEYFSSKRAEGSPLSEAIAGIIDAGGKRLRPVIAMLVCEAVSGSFEKALPVAAAFELAHSASLIQDDIIDESAVRHGQMATHKKYGETKAILISDMMIFEIFLELAKYGGSGMSATRLAKLSSYIGNSAKFTAEGEFFDSILAEKGSATEEEYVKLAELKTGSLFAAAAACGAIAGRGTLKQVNASYQFGRNLGISFQIRDDILDIVGNEEATGKPLLKDLQNNASNMVLIHALSHADNYQKQSIHSMLYKKWFALQEIQALMKTLDQLGSIDHSNAVERNYAAAAKKALEALPASAARSKLEQLTEGLGSRTK, encoded by the coding sequence GTGGAACCGTACAGGGAGGCGTTGCAGGAGTACTTCTCCTCGAAGAGAGCAGAAGGGAGCCCTCTCTCCGAAGCCATAGCAGGGATCATCGACGCCGGAGGGAAGAGGCTGAGGCCGGTGATAGCGATGCTGGTCTGTGAAGCCGTGTCCGGGTCGTTCGAGAAGGCGCTCCCCGTCGCGGCGGCTTTCGAGCTGGCGCACTCCGCTTCGCTCATCCAGGACGACATAATCGACGAATCGGCCGTCAGGCACGGTCAGATGGCGACCCACAAGAAGTACGGCGAGACGAAGGCCATCCTCATCTCCGACATGATGATATTCGAGATATTCCTCGAGCTGGCGAAGTACGGGGGCTCCGGGATGTCTGCGACGCGCCTGGCCAAGCTAAGCTCGTACATCGGGAACTCCGCCAAGTTCACCGCCGAGGGGGAGTTCTTCGATTCTATCCTGGCAGAGAAAGGCTCGGCCACCGAGGAGGAGTACGTCAAGCTCGCCGAGCTCAAGACAGGCTCTCTTTTCGCGGCGGCGGCTGCCTGCGGCGCCATAGCAGGGAGAGGGACTCTAAAGCAGGTCAACGCTTCCTATCAGTTCGGACGCAACCTCGGGATTTCGTTCCAGATAAGGGACGACATACTGGACATCGTGGGGAACGAAGAGGCGACGGGCAAGCCCCTCCTGAAGGACCTCCAGAACAACGCGTCGAACATGGTCCTCATCCACGCGCTCTCTCACGCCGACAACTATCAGAAGCAGTCGATCCACTCGATGCTGTACAAGAAGTGGTTCGCGCTCCAGGAGATACAGGCGCTCATGAAGACTCTGGACCAGCTGGGGTCGATTGACCACTCCAACGCGGTGGAGAGGAACTACGCCGCAGCGGCGAAGAAGGCGCTGGAGGCCCTCCCCGCGTCCGCCGCCAGGTCCAAGCTGGAGCAGCTGACAGAGGGGCTGGGGTCGAGGACCAAATGA
- a CDS encoding AAA family ATPase, with protein sequence MESVAAQRVPTRVVGLDPLIQGGLQQGDFVLLVGGIGTGKTIFSSQFVYNSAKVDDEHAVFATFEEDIGSLKRNMKLFGMDFDALEKEKKVKLLDLESLEGRGMGSNIETLLAALDDIKAKRLVVDSLTAFLSGAKEKFDYSFLMHLVYKTLKREGITTLMTVSKFQADQPMNSGIEEFVADGIFQLENYIGKNMELRTRFLVKKLRGTEHSRKYHTVAFTPTGISILPYFD encoded by the coding sequence ATGGAAAGCGTAGCCGCCCAGCGGGTGCCGACGAGGGTCGTGGGCCTCGACCCGCTCATCCAGGGAGGCTTGCAGCAGGGAGACTTCGTCCTTCTAGTAGGTGGGATAGGGACCGGGAAGACAATCTTCTCGTCCCAGTTCGTCTACAACTCGGCAAAGGTGGACGACGAGCACGCCGTGTTCGCCACCTTCGAAGAGGACATCGGGAGCCTCAAGCGCAACATGAAGCTCTTCGGGATGGACTTCGACGCGCTGGAGAAGGAGAAGAAGGTGAAGCTCCTCGACCTGGAGTCTCTCGAAGGGAGAGGGATGGGGTCGAACATCGAGACGCTCCTGGCGGCATTGGACGACATAAAGGCCAAGAGGCTCGTCGTGGACTCGCTCACCGCTTTCCTGAGCGGGGCGAAGGAGAAGTTCGACTACAGCTTCCTCATGCACCTGGTATACAAGACCCTGAAGAGGGAGGGGATCACCACGCTGATGACTGTGAGCAAGTTCCAGGCTGACCAGCCCATGAACAGCGGGATCGAGGAGTTCGTGGCGGACGGGATATTCCAGCTGGAGAACTACATAGGGAAGAACATGGAGCTGAGGACGAGGTTCCTGGTCAAGAAGCTGAGAGGGACGGAGCACAGCAGGAAGTACCACACCGTGGCGTTCACCCCGACGGGGATCAGCATACTCCCGTACTTCGACTAG